AATCTAAATTACGCCCCCCGCGTGACACGCAACCCCCTCTACACTAACATCACCGTCCACCTGACTAGGGAGCTGGCGCCAGTGGCTGACTACTGACTTGGCCCTCTGACTCGGCTGAAGGCAAGCGGCCAAAAGTGCTGAACAGTCGACGACCACAGTTCTAGGAACAATCATCTTCCAAAAGTCTCATCACCTCTTTAAGGGAAGCTGGTTATCTTTTCTTGAAGGTGACAAATCGTCGATACATCAGCGAAAACAAGGATTCAACATGATGCTTAATTTGCTGTGGACTTTAGATGTTAGTTTTGTCGGGTGTTCTTCTGCTACTGATCAGTATGTGTCACTCATCGCTTCTGACTCTGCAGCAGAACCCTGGTTTGGGGTTACACCAAGAGGCTTCACCTGGCGCCTTTTACACGTTCGCCTGCTACGTCCATTCATGGCTTCCGCTCAGTGGAGAGTTCGGCTTCCTTTCAGTTAAGCGCACCATATTCAGCGGCTGGTGGCCTGAGGCCACTTCCTCACGTAAAACGTCACCGTTCCGAGAAGTCGCTTAATAAGGgccaaaaaaaacaagaaaaaagacacaattaACAATGCACGTGAGTAATGCATGCAAGCAAACCTCAAGCTGTTTGTTCAGTCTAGTGGAAATCCACCGGGACATTCGCAGACGCACCTGGGGAGGAGACCAGGACGACCTCTGCACCCCCCTAACCCCTTCTCGCAGCCTCCCCTTCAGTTCCACACCAGGTTGTTATGGCAGTGCAGTTCCTGCCATCCCACATGGCGGGAGGACCTATGCTCAGGTGATACACCACTTTTGCGATGAGTATCTCTAGTGACCAGCGAGCAATGTCAAGAACACAGAATCCACTGAAGGCTTCCTCTGTTTGGAGGTCATGAATGGCCCTACTGTTGGGCGTTCTGACATAATGCAGAGGCTCATTAAAGTCTCCCTGCTGAAAGGGGGCTGGTGACCCTGGAACACTGTACTGGGAGGATATTGCAAACCCAAGCCCCGTGGTGAGGTGATTACCGCACAACACGGAAGAGTGCCCCCGACCAACCCCAGCCAACTGGACTCGCCCACGAGACCAACGCAGAACTGTGGGCAGGTCTTCCTGTATCTGGGGAGCTCTCCAACCACCTTGCAAATCTCACCTGTGTGCACATAGAAACTGATGACCTATGAGGCGCCTCTCTGCCCGATGACATGTGAACAGAAACCAGCGTGCGGTACGGCACGATGTCTGTCCCGCGTACTCATTCTCCTCAAAAAACGTACTGGTTAGATGATAACCCTCTGTTGTAACAGTCAGTACTCCAGCCACCCCGTAATCACTGTCTACATTTGTGTCTCAGTGCGTTCTTGGccgtttccctcctttttccagTAGCTTTGAATAGCAAGGAAGTCTCAGCCCGACTGGGTCGATCAAAATTGGTTTTTTCGGGTCATCAAAAATATGACAGCGCAATCGTGAAAAGTTGGACAGACTTTACACAGAGTTGCCTACACCCACTGTGTTTACGGTGTGTTTTTCCGTCCGTCTTCTAAGCGGTATCGGCGGTCTCCGTCACCCGTGGGAGACAAATACTAAAAAGCAACGCAGCGAACCCGTTTCGCACAGGCCCCGTCACGTTATTACAGAGCTGTGAGTCGAACACGATTTCGTTTTAATTTAccgtttttaaactttttcctttttttctgcagaatcaAGAAAAGaaggttttctttatttatttagctttggTGAATGACAGATTACCTTGTAACTGTGTACACTTTAGTGAGAAAAAGTGATGAGCAGAACAGTCAAAGCAATTTTAACTGTTGTCCCGCATTTCTTTGTCTAATGTTAACATTGTTTACATCTGAACTTGCATGCACCCAAAGTAGATTGTTAGCATTAGTTGCACAGCTGCTGCAAGTCCCGTTGCGGTGGTAGTTAGTGGAGTCACCGGACGCCGGGCGCATTTTTTCCCGGCCAGCCCGTTGCACTCCGCTCTCCGACCGCTGGTCCCACTGCAAGAGACacagtttgtgcatttttaaacgTAAAGTTGAGGATATATCCTACGGAATTAAATGTGCTCCGCTAATATGTGTAGAATATgtacgtctgtgtgtgtggtgttgtctctttttaattttttaaaaatttttcacgTGACACGCTCCCtaccccacccccttccccgtggaggtttttttttttttttttctttcgtgaTGATTACGGTAAAAGACTATACAGTTGAATTCCTTATTCACTTCACGAACAATACACAAGCCTTGATTATCCATTACTTGAGGTTTTATTTGGGAGTAGACAGGATTTGGCTTACCGTATTTGTTCTTCTTGTTGTGGAGGCTGGCctccagttatttttatttatttgtttttttttttctttttttttcggttTTTGCGGTGGTTAAAATTGAGTCGGAGGAGTGCAGCTAAAATACAGCGGTCGTCTGAATTCGCACTGAACTTTTAATCCTTGAATAGGTAGAACCCCAGAGCGACGTAGAGCCAGCTCCTGTGAAACCCAGGGAGGGAAAGAGCTCGTCGGGACGTCCTCAAGTCTTCGAGTCGTGAGCCTTTTCCCAGCTAGCCCTGCTTCACGTTGTCTTAAAAGTGGTGCTCTTCTCAAAAACCTCGCTTCGGTTAAGTTATGCTGTGCTGCTCTGGGCCACATCGGTGGATGATTGGAGGCGTCCTGCTCCGTCGTTCGTTTAACGCCCTCCGGTTGGAAGCGCACGCTGGCGTTGCACAGCCAGTCATAAAGGAGGCGCTTACTGCCTCTCGCCGACTGTTGtaggggaaaaaagtgtaacTGGGCTGAAGCAGGGGCCGTGGTGTCGGCGTTGGGGAACGGCCCAAGAAGTGACCTTGGATCAGttttagctttttaatttttaattattgttattttttttgtaaagattaaagatcagttttgttttattgagcTGATCCTGGATTAATGCATGGAAGCGTAGCCTGCCCTAAGCCTGCGAACGAACGCTGTCCGCGGGTCCCTGTGCGTCCAGGTTCCGTTCTATAAGAGCCATGATCAAATTTTTCCTCAAGCAGCTCAAATGAAGGAGAAGTCTCCTGAGAAGCTGCCCGCCTTAAatctataatttattttaatgttttcatgcattgtttttttttttttgtataaacggatctatttaaattaaatgtgtatcTGTAAATGTCTGCTCTTACATATCgtgttgtgtgtttaaatgGTCATCAGTACAAGAAATTCAGTCAGataggttttctttttttttgctcattggTTCGGTGCCATTAAACTTGCAGcatcagacagacagaaagacgCCGCGGTACCTGATGCTTTCGCTCAGGTGGGCTTTGCGTCCTTTCGGTTTTGTCAGTCTGCACTGGCAGCCTTTTCTTGATCAGCGTTTCAGTTTACATCGCTTCCCAGGCTCAGAATCCCCCGGACGTGACGGATGTTTCAGACTCCTGAAAGTCCTTCCGCTCTCTGAACGAGGCAGGTGTGAAGTGCTTCTGGGAATCTGGAAAACAGCTGCATCAAAGTATTTGCTTAATAATCCCCCTTTtagttgttcttttttctttttttctttttaactttcaCTGCCAGGCCGTAAAAGCTCCACGGGGAACCCTCCGCCCAGAGGACCGCTGGAGCCAAAAACGGCCCTAGAAGGCTGTCGATGTCAGCATAGTTCTTGTAGATGCACATTACCGTGCCGCTGCACGATACCCTTATCGCAGCTGCTCGATACGCCCCGTCTTCAGAAGAGCCCCCATCGCTGTCATTCTCAGACGGGGGGGAGGACGACCTGCTCCGTCAGCACTGGGGAGAATCCTAGTCTTTCCTTCGAGAAGTCACAACCGCAGTGGTACAATAGGAAGCGACTCTGTTCGCTGAGACAGAGGACACATAGCGAGTGGCTCCCGATCGCAATAGAACGTGTCTTGTGATGAGGTTTTACATCCTTTGTGATTGTAGGTTGGTTCAAACTGGCCTCCAGAACATCAAGCCATTActcataaatatactgtatgtgaactTCATGCCAGTGTTACATGTTTTTGCATATACCCACCGGCATCATGTTAATTTCGAAAATTAGtctggtgtcttttttttttaaatcattgttaTTACTGAAATGCACCAATAAAATTCGAAAAAGCATTGTTTTGCACATTGATGTCTACTTCTGTTTGGTGTGAGTGAATCTGTGATGTAACTCGATAAGGgttcttaaattattttttcctttccgcTCGGCCTCAGTGGGACACCCAACAGACTGTGACATGATGCCGTAAATATCTTCAAGTCTACGAGTCCCGAAAGTCTACAAGCTTTAGTTGTCACAGTGTGGGGcggcaggtggcagagtggtttgCGTTGTTGCCCAGTAGTTGAAGATcttggatttgaatcccatcccCGCTGTAGTAGACGTGATCAAGACCCTTACCCTGAttttctccaataaaaattccccagctgcataaatcgGTTCATTAGCGCGAGCAGCTTCATGTACAAAGGTGgcactgcatgttgctttggagaaagtgtgagCTGAATGAGTGTATGCAAGTGCCCAAGTGCCTTAACCATCCTTGAACAGGCATACATGTAATAACTGCAGGAATGATACAGGGAAATGTGTGAGATCTCCCCAAGACGTTAGCGCTTAACTCTGACATGTCTGTTTTTCAGCTCTCAAATCTcgatcaaaaagaaaaagactcgCATAGTGTAGCAGCGCCACGCCGGAAAGCTCTGTCACACAGCCAGAGCCCAAACAACGAGGGTTTGTTTGCTCCAGGCGAGATGAGCGGCTGCCCATTTTCCCCACGGATCACGTTCAATTTTTTTGCAGAGCCATTTCCTGATGGTGTCGGGTTTCATCTCCGTAACGCAGCGAGGGGGCGAGGATGGCGGGTCAGGGGCGGCAAGGAGGATGCAGATAAGATGGCATATTGCTGTGAGGAAATGGCAGTACTcagtgtgtgcgcacacacatgcacacacacacacgcgcgcacacacacacggctctgCGTGCTCCGCTGTGCCTCTGTGGATCAGGTGATCCCAGCAACCACAGATGACCATCACAAGTCAGCACTGTATCCAAAGCCTTCCAGTGTGTGCACATGTACACTGTCCACAGATACATCCAGGAAGTGTGGCATCCAGCAGCAGCgattgctttatttacatttatttatttagcagacgccttcctccaaagcgacttccaacgaactctatgtagcgttaccagcccacacaccttattcaccaaggtgacttacactgctagatacactacttacactgggtcactcatccatacatcagtaaaacacactctctctgtcacttacacactatgggtgaacctaaacagcatgtctttggcctgtgggaggaaacaagagcacctggaggaaacccatgtggagAACACGCAatctccacacagcctgagtggggattgaacccatgtcctctcacaccacccaggcgctgtgagacagcagcacgactcgctgtgccaccgtgacaCCCATATTATTCCTTGCAAGGACACTGGACGCTTAGTCATGTGACCACATCCGTACCCACATTACTTCTGATTGCATTAATGTCACATGATATGATTCAGCTGCTCTTTGGTGACTCGGTGACACTTGGTACTGTACTGTGGTGCAGAGAATGGGAAGCGGGTGCCCTCCTTATTCACAGCAAAACAGCTcagcacacactttctgtgctgCAGTCTCTTCTCCATAGGCCTGGTTACTGGAGTGCACTGGAACAGCAGTAGTGcaggtattataataataataataataataataataatagaaatgtgtaataataatataattatacatataataaaaatattaatatgtaataataatattacatatCTAGTGCAACAATACAGGCACATGACAAGGTTGTAGAAGAAAATATCCGGCTTCACTCGCACtctgtgatttacacacagttCTGAGAAGGTGGAGCTGCCAAACTACTTACACCATTTGGAGTCGTTTACTTGAGTGGTTTGACAAAAGCAATTAAATCACGCGTCTCAGTAGGCTTTCAGCTGCAATTAAACTTCGTTGTGGTCTATGCGTAAAAGGCTGGATCCATTCTGAATGGAGGAAGTCTGATTAAAATTGTTCTGCGGTGAGCGAACGACtcagaaaaaaaccacataTTCTCTGTAACTCCCTTTTCGATAAGAATAAACTGTGGCACATAAATGAAGGTCCATGGTTATATGTCATATGGCTTTTGCTGTTAATGCTGCTGTTCAGATAGTTTATTTGCTCTTGCTATAACTATATATactctatgtatatatatatatagccatGATAATATAATctaatatacaaataaatttaatataattatatatattatgggggcgcggtggcgcagtgggttggaccgggttctgctcttcagttggtctggggtttgagtcccgcttggggtgccttgcgacggactggcgtcccgtcctgggtgtgtcccctccacctccggccttatgccctgtgttgccgggttaggctccggttccccgcgaccccgtatgggacgagcggttcagaaaatgtgtgtgtgtgtatatatattataaataatatatattcagCATTATCTGACACATCTAGTGTTGAATTATTCTAATTTGTATTGTGATTTGTTACTCTGAGTTAACGGAGCGTCAAGGTGGTTATAATAAAACACTGGCATTCAATAATTTATCAAAAATTAATATTGCACTTTAATTAATGCATCTCTTCATCGACATGTGGAACACCATGCTTACACCACTGCAAAAGACATGTCAAATAaggaaaacagttaaaaaataaaattcactttGTCACTCCTAAATATGATCCATCTATTGTACTTCTGTCACCTGGTGGCCATATATGGAACTTGAACACTATTAATCTGAATTGTTCTATCACACCTAAAACACTGTGCTACCTTCTGATATTTTAGTGAAGTCAGCTACCGTTTAAAGAAGTCAAACAAGTAAGAAGGaaaacactttacattttaacCAACATtttttgacagtaaaaaaaaaaaatgtatacaatagATTAGCACCTCTGATGTTGGCATACAGTATCCcggaaagaaaagaaatcatACAAAAAAGTAGAATCGACTCGCCAGTAGAAACCCGTAGCAGCTTATTAGTGTCTGAAATcatttgctttgctttattattttacagaCGCCTCTAACACTTAACAATGCAGTCACCTTTCCTTCATATAAGTTAAAAAAGTCAGTTAAACTCAATAGAAAACATGGGAACAAATAAACCGATGGAAGGAAATGCCCCTTTACAGTGACACGTCAACAAAATCACGGTAATCTACATGGCCGAAAGTGTTCGCGTGTCTCTGCGGCAAGAGCTACTGGTCTCCCCGGCGGTCTGACTTGCTCAAGCACTCCTGAAGGCCGTCTCTCAGCTCAGCCAGCTGGCGCGTGTGGCTCGACAGGGTCCCGTTCAGCCGCGAGAGGTAGCTGTCCGAGTAcctctccagctccccgcgGATCCTCTCCAGGTCGTCGGCCAGCTCCCCGAGGGTGCCGCACTGGCCCTCCACCTGCGTCACCCGGCTGTCCACCTCCTCCACTTCCTTCCGGACGCCCAGCGCCGCGCTACGGCAGCCCTGCAGCTCCCCGGCGAGCCGGCGGCCCAGGCTCTGCAGCTCCCCCTTGAGCTGGATGAGGCGGCGCTCGCTGACCCCCAGCTGGGCCGCCTGCCTCCCCACCAGCTGCGTGATGCCCTGCACCTGGCCGGCCAGTCGGCCCTCGCGCCGCTGCCAGGAGGAGTTGGCGTGCGCCACCTCCCGTACGAACAGGTTGACCGAGTCGCGGAGACCCTTCAGCGTGCGGTTCACGGAGTTGACGTTGATCTTCAGCAACGTGATCTCGCCCTGGACCGAGCCGTCCGCCTCGTCCTGCTCCAGCCGGGTCAGAAGCCCCCGGAGGGTGCTGTTGATCACGTCCAGCTGCTCCGAGTGGGCGTCTAGCCTCCCCCACACCTTCTTCTCCAGGTCCTTGCACTCCTCCACCTCGGCGTGGATCTCGCCCACCTCCTCTCCGGGGCTCGGGGAGCAGGACGAGGTGCACAGGAGCTCCAGATCGGTCAGCTGCTTCTGGACCCCGTCCAGGCCCGTCTCCACCCTCCTCCGCACCGTCTCGATTTCCGTCTCCAGCGCCGGCACCACCTGCCCCTCCAGCACGGTCGGCGCCGTGGCGTTACTCAGCTCCTCCACAGCCACAAATAGCCGGTCCTCCAGCACTTTCAGCTTCTCGTCCAGCAGGACCTTGCAGGAACACGCGCCCCTCTCCGAGGCGTTTACCCTGCCCTCGAAGTCGTCCATCCGGCCTTCCAGCACGTTCTCCACGTGGACACTCTGCTCGCTGAGCGCTGTCTGGAACTGCCTCTGGGACTCTGTCAGGCTCTTCACAGACTCCTCTAGATGGAGCACCCTCTGCGTGAGGCCCATAACCTCACCGCAGCAGCTCTCAGTCAACGTCAGGCCCTGGATCTGGGCCTGCAGGTTTCCCAGCTCCTTCCTGATGCCCGTCTCTCTGCCATCCAGGGACTGTTGCATCTGCTCCTGACCGCTTAACTGCTCCCGGTGGCAGTGCTGCTGCACCTGCCCCATGCGCTCCTCGCAGTGCTTCTCCACGCCCGTCATCCGCTTCTCAAAGCCTTCCAGGATCTCGGCTCGCACGCCAGCCAGTCGGgtgtccagcagctcctccaggaCATTCCGGGAGCCCCCGGGTACCGGGTGTCCGCCCAGGTCCTCCATCAGCTGCTTGAGCTGGCCGTCATGGCTCAACACCATGCCTTGTATCTCATCCAGCATGTCGCTCTTCCCTCGGAGCTCATTCTTGACCTCCGTTACCCTCCCGACCAGGTCGCCGAAGCTTGGGAAGCCCTCCCCGCCTTCGAGACCATCAGGCGTGCCGTCGGGGATGACGCCAAATCCCACGGAGGAGTCGGTCAGCCGGGGCGCAGTGTTCAGCAGCGTTCCCAGCATCCTGTTGGTGTCCTCACGCAGGGACTGGCGCAGCCGCTCCTCCAAGCCAGACACCAGACCACTGAGTGTGTCCAGGCGCTGAGACAGACTCCGCAGGTCCTCCTCCATGCGGTCCAAACGCTCACCGGTCACACCGACCAACTTGTGGGCTGgaaggaaagaggaggaaggaCATTAGAATCAAGAAGCACAGATGCCTTTCAGTGTTTATGTTTTCGTTCCCATTAGTCTCTTTCAGtcactattttattttaattttgtggttATCATATTCTTGTTTTTCTAGATAATATTCTATTCATATTTTTCAATTGAAATTTTCCCAGGAATCCGGAAAACAGTGAATGAATTCACTGTCTTCGCTACTCCGAGCTGACGTTTTTCTATCCAAAGCAAAATGTAacggttataattatttacctatataaacagctgggtaatttactggagtaatttagagtaagtgccctgctcaagggtactacagccagaggtagggattgaaCATCCAGCCTTTGAAACCAACaccagtagctgtaaccactgcactaccaggtGTCCCTAATTACTCCGATgcattaataatgaatttaCCCGGTACCCTAATAATTAATTTGCTGTTATCATCTCCAAACTCcttaaatgtatatttctcATCAGAACCTCATTTTCTTTGTCATAGTGTGTAACTATAGATTTATacgaaaaaagagaaaattgacGAACGGGTGCATATCTCCCATACTATACAGTTAAATAGAATTCAGATCCTACCATAACTGGATTTCATATTTCCAGTAGGCAGGTAGCCAGCGGGGATGGACTTGTGGTCCGGCGGGCCGGCAGGAAAGGGCTTCCCAGGCTCTAAGTGGCCACTGGGCAGCAACGTCTGGTCTGGGTGCACTCTGGGATGGCCGTGGGGGTAGCCTTTGAAAGGCGGCCGTGGCAGGGAACCTTTGAACGGGGGCATCATCATGTCTGGGAGCGAAGTGGGCCCCTCGATGCATCCTTCTCCCGAATGTCCAGGGCAGCATCGCCACTCGAGCTCAGTGATCGTTTTGTAGCCCACTTTGTACTTGGGCTTGTAGAAGGTCCTGTAGCTGCACGATGGGAGGAGACGGACAGATTACTGCACCGCAGAGCATCTGCATGAATATCTAGTCAAACATTTGTCTTGGGCTTCAACTATAGCTGAGAGTTTGGTTGTTATTTGGATTTGCTTGACTTTCTTTGACAAAATACGAGATTTTTCTGTACCTGTGAATATTTCACCCCACCTCTCATGTTTGACGTATTTTTTGCATAGATTCCACGCTGAAATTGAAATAGTTTGGACTATCGTGTGATCGGGGGGGCgagatggagcagcaggtttggccgggtcccgctctctggcgggtctaggattcgagtcccgcttggggtgccttgtgatggactggtgtcccgtcctgggtgtgtcccctccccctccagccttgcgccctgtgttgatgagttaggctccagtttcccgCAACCTCACTgaggacaagcgctttcagacagtgtgtgtattatgtagtcttattttttacagttaaaaaaatgtaaaagtgataAGCAAAAAAGGCGTTTTTGTCCAGAACATGTGCCGGCATTCGCTCCTGCCAAATCCGCCTACTGAAGGGCTGGCAGCGCTGGAGCTGCAGAACTAGTGCTGCTTATGCTCTTTTCTTGCTCCACTTCAACACTTAAATGCTTAATCACACAAGCCATTACCCTGATTTAATGTAGCTGACCACGCTCAACATAGTGAATGATTAGCTTTTCACGCAGGCCAACAAAGTGCGCAGCTCTGCCTGCCTGCAGCCGTGGGGCTGGAACTCGAGACGCTGCGCTGCACTGCCGCTGTTGGCCGCTAGAGGTCAGTAAGCGGCTGTATGAGGACTGCTGGTGCTGTAACGTTGTACTCTGCTATTTGagcttatttcatttttggGTGGGGACATTGTTCATTGCcattttgcttgtttattcCCTAATGTGCTGAACCTTGACTCACTGTGAACTTTtgtttaacataataataaaaaatatatattttttcttcccaagGGGTGTgcggtgggttcagccggtgccaactgtgtggcgggtctggggttcgagccctgcgtggggtgccttgcgacagactatgatccgtcctggatgtgtcccttgctccctgtgttactcgggacaagcagtttgatggatggattttttttctctttttacaaCTTACATGACAGCAGGGCACTTCTGTCCCCATGAACACTTGTTATATTCCGCTTTGACATACGTGGCTGTTCCATCTTGCATCGTACATGAGATGTTCTTCTGGACCACGTAAGCGCAATAGTTCCTGTGAAAAGTAGGAAAACTACAGTTCATGAAAGTCCCACGTTAAAAGGTCAAGCCAACGGGCCCTGTTTGTCGATGTCCGTCGCAAGCACGGTACACACTACTTTACACTTTACTTTACATCATCCTTTAACTTAATATGGAATGTTGAACCACATGGTATAGAAaccatattttgaatttttttttttttgttctaggTGCAAAAccaattactgtaaatgtaacatgtttcTTCACTAATCATAGTAAAGCAAACAGTTAAACAACATTTGTAGCATCACATAGATAGAAAAAAAACCAGAGTGGCTGACCACTGTAAAAGTAAGCAATTTTTATGTTAATGTCACTTACCACTTATCATTAACATCTGCACCTAGCATGTAATCAGTTCTGGGGAATGACTGCAGCCAGATCCATTGGAATCAGATATTTCAGGCCAGGTGTAGACACGAAATCTGATTTTGATCCGAATTTGATGAGTTCTTGTCCACCGTCTGAGGATGCATTTATTAGACAGCTCTGGCTAGTCTACATACATTGGCCTCAGCTACTCCATGCATGAACGTCCAGCCTACTGTCAACTCCTGTggaaacctgctgcaccaggcTGCCTGCTATAACACTGTCTTCACTGCCATACATCTTCAAATCGCCTTCTTCTGCAGCTTCACTCTAAGTAATGTGTTGAGAGTCCAAGGCATAGAGTCTGGTGGAAGGTATTGCATGCGGGATGCGGCATCATTGGCATCAAGGCTCCGAATGTGACATTTGATCAAATagggtacatacagtatgtcagtaTAAGGTGTAGCCAGGCTGGCCCATGATGGTCAGTGATGCAATACTTCTGATAGTGCTGTGATAAGCTGGACTTGATCTGAAAATGCAATCTTCGATGCCAATGAAGAAATGGCCTAGGAATtaaacttttgtccaaaacattAGTCTATCTGAACTCTTTGTAACTAGGTATTAAAAGacatataatacatacatacacacacccgcttgtcccatacagggtcgcggggaaccggagcctacctggtaacacagggcataaggccagagg
Above is a genomic segment from Scleropages formosus chromosome 2, fSclFor1.1, whole genome shotgun sequence containing:
- the emilin3b gene encoding EMILIN-3 translates to MNCSFPTFHRNYCAYVVQKNISCTMQDGTATYVKAEYNKCSWGQKCPAVIYRTFYKPKYKVGYKTITELEWRCCPGHSGEGCIEGPTSLPDMMMPPFKGSLPRPPFKGYPHGHPRVHPDQTLLPSGHLEPGKPFPAGPPDHKSIPAGYLPTGNMKSSYAHKLVGVTGERLDRMEEDLRSLSQRLDTLSGLVSGLEERLRQSLREDTNRMLGTLLNTAPRLTDSSVGFGVIPDGTPDGLEGGEGFPSFGDLVGRVTEVKNELRGKSDMLDEIQGMVLSHDGQLKQLMEDLGGHPVPGGSRNVLEELLDTRLAGVRAEILEGFEKRMTGVEKHCEERMGQVQQHCHREQLSGQEQMQQSLDGRETGIRKELGNLQAQIQGLTLTESCCGEVMGLTQRVLHLEESVKSLTESQRQFQTALSEQSVHVENVLEGRMDDFEGRVNASERGACSCKVLLDEKLKVLEDRLFVAVEELSNATAPTVLEGQVVPALETEIETVRRRVETGLDGVQKQLTDLELLCTSSCSPSPGEEVGEIHAEVEECKDLEKKVWGRLDAHSEQLDVINSTLRGLLTRLEQDEADGSVQGEITLLKINVNSVNRTLKGLRDSVNLFVREVAHANSSWQRREGRLAGQVQGITQLVGRQAAQLGVSERRLIQLKGELQSLGRRLAGELQGCRSAALGVRKEVEEVDSRVTQVEGQCGTLGELADDLERIRGELERYSDSYLSRLNGTLSSHTRQLAELRDGLQECLSKSDRRGDQ